In Rhodothermales bacterium, the genomic window GGCCGTACCATGACGAGTCTTCGAGCGCTTTCTGGGCGAGTTCGTCGAGCACGCGCTCCATGTCGCGTGCCAGCTTCTTGCTGGCCACCTTCGAGGACAAGACGCCCGTGTCGCCATAACCGACGAGCCGGCGGCGCCGAACCTGGTAGTAAGGGGATCCGCTTCGTTTGTAGGGCATGGCTGTTTGCGCGGTAACGGTTAGAGAACGCGGGTGAGGCCTTCGCTGGCGAGGCTCATCGGCAGGATGTTGCCCCGTGCGTCATTGAGCCGCTGGCGGTACGCCTCGATGGCGGCCTCCAGGTCGATGGGTGGCTGGCCGGCCATGTAGCATAACACGTTGATACCCAGGTATCCAAACCCCTTACCGACGCGCCGAACGCGTGGCAGCTCCGCCTCCGGGATCTCGTACACGGATTCGACACGAGGCGTGCCCAGGATCTCGGCAACCTCCTTCGCGGTGTAGGCGCGCATGAGCTCCAGGCCTCGGGCGCCCAGCTGTTCCAGGTCGATGGCGTTCACGGGTATTTCTCCGTTGAAGAGCGCTCCGCCGCCCGGCGCCGCGCGCTGACGTTCTTCCAGCTTGCGGATCACCGCCTCGGCGATCGCTTCGTAGAAGGCGCCGGCGGGGTCGTTATGGGGTCCCTGGGTATTCATGATGGCGTGCATCTCGTCAGGGGTTCAGGTGATGCCGGTGTCAGGGCGAGACGCGCCATTGCTCGCCGGCGATGAAGGTCTGCAAGCGGTCACGGAGCCGGGCGCGGCGCAAGGCAAAGTGGGGTAGGTGGTGGCGATGCTCCGCCGCTGCTGGCCAGGTCGCATGCGTGGCGAGTGCCGGCCGTGCTGTGCGGCCCCGATCCCGGCCCGCACCCACGCGAGGATGTCGAGGCCCCCCGTGAGCATCGCGTTCACGTCGTGCCCGATGGGCGCCCATCGGAGGGTGTTGTGGAGCGTTTTGCACCAGAAGTCGGCGGCACTTTCGCCGGCACTGTCTGTGTCGAACGCGACGAGCACGAGGGGCGAACGCCACA contains:
- a CDS encoding toprim domain-containing protein, whose product is AGAGLPVMMVEGEFDTWSVQQAAPGIVRAVATGSATGSRHAKWIARLWRSPLVLVAFDTDSAGESAADFWCKTLHNTLRWAPIGHDVNAMLTGGLDILAWVRAGIGAAQHGRHSPRMRPGQQRRSIATTYPTLPCAAPGSVTACRPSSPASNGASRPDTGIT